The DNA region ATAAAATAAGGGACAATCACCACTCACTGAATGTCCACTCATGTAGTTTATTAGTGGCCACTCTGTCCTTGCCTCAAGTATGACATAAATATGAACATGCCCCTTGGAACCACCAATTATAATAGAATAAATACTGGCTATGTTTCTCTTTGCTGGCCTGAAGTTTACAtattgttttcgttttttttcctcTTGACCAAACATCTACAACCAAGGAACTGCTGTAAAATTCTTTCATTGGAGAAAATAATTAAGCCAGACCTTgcaaattaatttgaattaaatgttTGTGAAAAACATCTTATGACACCATGATATTAGGGAATAATCATAATTTTTCACACATTATATTGGAATTAATATGAAGAGGTAAAAGCAGATTATCCTTTGTTTAAACATTTGGACCATAATGGAGATCAGTGTCTCTTGCTGGACACTTGCAACTGTAATTACACATAAGTAGGATTCCTGATATCAGCACAACAAATCCCCCACACCATCCAAGGTATAAACAAGTGCCCATTGAAAATTTTTCTGCAACTTCTATGGCTGAGTCCATAATAGCAGATAAGATTTCAAATGCACTGTAGGAGACAACACAAATATACAGAGACCCAGCCAAAGCAATAAACAGTCCTGCAGATCCAGTAAGATTTGGCATAGAATTATCATCCCACCAATGCACCCCTATATGAGCAGCAACATAGCTCAGTGCTCCTATGATCACAGATATAATGGTTAAGAAACGCTGTAGATGGATCCACCAGGAAGCCACAGCTTCTTTCAAAAGTGGCTTGCACTCTCGAATGTTGAAAGTGGTCACCTCTTTGCAAGTCTCCCATAATCCATCATAGAAGAAGAGGTCTAGTGAGTACCCAGGCCTTTGTGCAAATTCTCTCCATTGAGGTGTGACTGTGGCTGTCAGAAGCAAAATCCATCCAAGTGGTGTTAAAATGAGACCAAATATCATGGAACATGTGGCCATGTTCTAATTCTGATTAACTGTgtctaaaagaacaaaatattgtGGTAATTGTCATAATCAATAATATTTGAGGGATAATTAGTTATTTTTAAGGAGAAAATCCCACTGACTTTACATTTAGTCATTGAATGAAACAGAAATGTCTTTGCAGAAGAAATATATGTTCtactttctatttttctttctttctcattaacAATTGTTTTCCATAGATTAAATTTGTACATTAAGCTAAATATCTATCTATAGCTTTTCCTTCACATTCCCAGAAGAATCTAAgtcttgataaatttcaagcaatcttcttttcttcagtttGCACACTGAGAATATGTTAAGGCTCAGGGTTCTTCAAACTAAGTTCCACATTTGTATAGTCCAATTGCAGATTTTCAACAATCAACTGAGTCTTTCATTCTTAAGCATTCATTAGaaattatttaaagtatattaaGGCAAAGTACACTAATTATAATGTCTTGATTAAGGTTATCCAAAATGACCAACACATTGTACTTTTCTCAAGGAAACAATCTATACCTTTTTTGTCAGTAGAGATCACAGTGCCTTGCATCATTACTGTTACCATTGTACATCCCGCTGTTTTCAAGTTGCAGATATGTCTTACACGGAGCCAATAGAAAGGACGAACTTGCAAGCTGTATTTGTAGTACATACCACACCAATGCTTTCATAGATCTTCTGATGGACTATTGCAGTAGCTCTCGTAGCTGCAGTGATATGGGACATCCAAGAACACATGAGCAACTCTTCTATTTCAtgctttctttttcatctttcgCATGGTACAATATAAAGAGTGCAGtatatatttgcattttgaaCTGAAAAATTATGTTAAGTCAAACTTCTTCTTTGCAttgcttgaaagaaaaaaatgtatgcactTAAAAATAACTTGTCACACTCTGAGAAACACACTGATTTTGGCAGTGCAGAGAGGGTTCTAAATCCTCAGTAACTTGTGCTAGAAGGAAGAAATTCTGTTTCCGCTATTTGACATGTGAGTAGCCTTTCTTTTAAACATTAGTGAGCTATTTTAGTACCTAATGATTTCCTGGGGTCACAAGTTAAACGTGTATGTGAATTTTACatgtttccttccacatcccaaataaAGTACACAGAGAAATTTAATGTAATGCTCTATCCAAGGCCACAAAGGACATTAAGCAGTGGGCAGCTGAGAAAGAGATTAAACCTGTACAAGTGAGTGAAGAAGGTGCATGTATAGAAATGCCTTTCACAAACATGCTTTTTCTGATACTGGGTTccagagtgtcagaggtttatttggagagcacagggtgcaagacagtacCTAATCGAGGATAAATGCTAATTGTCTACTTCTCTACATAGTAGCCTCACTGGGTGGTTTACAGTCACAAAGTAACTTATCTTTCCATATCTTTTGTACATAGGAGGAAGCTATGAAAACAGAATGAGCAAACCTCATACAGGGCGTGGGAGTCACACCCAGGTCAATGAAGATGTAACAACGTTAACCACTATTGTTGTGGCAGCCACATGTGTCTTAATGTATGTTGGGTACTGAAAATTAAAGAATGTTGCTTGCTGGCTGGTATAgcttgtacattttttgtttatggaATTTTTTGATTAATAGGAAAGtaacttaaaacataaaataaacatagcATTTAAAACAGCACGCAGCAAGTATTAGACACGTCAGTCACATCTCGCCTGTCATTTACAAAACACCAAAAAACTATAGACTTTCTTTTTGTTGATAGCTGTGGTACATTTAAGGTAATGTCATAAATAGTATTAAGCACTGCAAATTGTGAAAAGGGACTGTTTCTCCATCTAAGACGTAATTTGATGAAGGTTTAATTATCTGGACCTTTACTATTTTTTCTGTtgacat from Erpetoichthys calabaricus chromosome 14, fErpCal1.3, whole genome shotgun sequence includes:
- the cldn23l gene encoding claudin-23, with translation MATCSMIFGLILTPLGWILLLTATVTPQWREFAQRPGYSLDLFFYDGLWETCKEVTTFNIRECKPLLKEAVASWWIHLQRFLTIISVIIGALSYVAAHIGVHWWDDNSMPNLTGSAGLFIALAGSLYICVVSYSAFEILSAIMDSAIEVAEKFSMGTCLYLGWCGGFVVLISGILLMCNYSCKCPARDTDLHYGPNV